Below is a genomic region from Candidatus Cloacimonadota bacterium.
GCAAAATGCGATTAGTATGAAAATCACAAAAACTAAATATGTCTTTCTCATTTTTTCTCCCATGATAAATTATTAGATTAAGCTCTTTAAAAATTGTTTTCTCTGTCAAGTTCCTCATATTTATTCGCCGGGCGGTTTACACCATAATTATCCACCCTTTTTAATATTTTCTACATAATTAGAGTCCGTCCGTTAAGTACTATTTTTCGACCTCACCCCGACCCTCTCCTATCGAGGAGAGGGAGATAAAAGTTCCCCTTCTCTTTGAAGAGAAGGGGTTAGGGGATGAGTTGTAAAAAGGATGAAAAAATTATCTATTAAGTTAATTAGCGTTATATTTGTGAGTTGGAACAACTTAAGTCAATCCGCCAGTTTTCGGATTAACTCAAGTTTTCCGCAAGAAGGCGGCGTCCGAGTCAGGATTAGTTTAATAACTTTGACAAACTATGCGGGATAATAAAAAAGGCATCATTGATAATAATGTATGAAGAAGGATTTTTCATGACGAATAATTTTAGATTGTACGATTTTTTATCTCCCGAGAGAATTATTGATATTCAATCCGATTCAAAAGATGATGCCCTGAAGGAGCTGGTAGAGGTAATCGCCACGAGCAAAGAAGTTTCGAGCCGGAAAATTTTCGAGAAGAAGGTGTTTGAAAGGGAAAGATTGATGAGCACAGGTATCGGTTATGGGATTGCAGTTCCTCATATACGTGATGATTCTATCAGTAATTTTGTGATTGCTATTGGGAGGAAAACAGCTGGGATAAAATACGATTCAATTGATAACAAACCCGTAAAACTGATATTTATGATCGGTGCTTCCCACAAACAAGATAAAGAATATGTCCGTGTTTTATCGCGTTTGGTTTTACGACTAAAAAATAAAGAATTTATAAAGCAATTGCTTAAAATCAAGCACCCACAGGATATTTACAATCTCATAAAAGAACACGAATAATATGGATGTCAATTTCGTAAACGATAATATCGGAAAGATAGTTCTTTTACCAATTAGTAAATTAATTTAAAACAATTATGAACAAAAATTACAAAAAATTATTAAATGAGTTTACCTCTCATTGGAAAAATTATGTCTTTCAAAGCATTTTTGCTACCATCACAATTTTCTCCATACTTTTTTTCCTGAAGTTTATTGATGCGGTTGTCGTTGCTTCAATAGGAGCATCGGTCTTTATAGTGTTCGCAATGC
It encodes:
- a CDS encoding PTS sugar transporter subunit IIA; the protein is MTNNFRLYDFLSPERIIDIQSDSKDDALKELVEVIATSKEVSSRKIFEKKVFERERLMSTGIGYGIAVPHIRDDSISNFVIAIGRKTAGIKYDSIDNKPVKLIFMIGASHKQDKEYVRVLSRLVLRLKNKEFIKQLLKIKHPQDIYNLIKEHE